The Capsicum annuum cultivar UCD-10X-F1 unplaced genomic scaffold, UCD10Xv1.1 ctg2808, whole genome shotgun sequence genome includes a window with the following:
- the LOC124890971 gene encoding FK506-binding protein 5-like, whose translation MEQRYMKTFKPYTDEVKDTSIDALKAQLKGVTVLTSLVEVTKEDKDLGGNNNVPSPARAFDHVILNGLKTTPDSPNDDDLRERVAVLVKSILAIASFYRDERLKRIEKNKKKHQDEVHLDSPPHSRHQVNREELAVVVIDIAVENEKAEEEKKEEETEEEKATNEEDVKEEKEEEEKKDKERTAEKEAENEEKTKEEKNKNTLHEPEQVM comes from the exons ATGGAGCAGCGATACATGAAAACATTTAAGCCATACACTGATGAAGTAAAGGATACGTCTATCGATGCCTTAAAGGCACAGCTAAAAGGCGTGACTGTCTTGACTTCATTAGTAGAGGTCACGAAAGAAGACAAAGATTTAGGTGGTAATAATAATGTTCCAAGTCCAGCACGTGCTTTTGATCATGTTATTTTAAATGGACTCAAAACTACACCCGATTCTCCTAATGATGATGACCTGCGTGAGCGTGTTGCTGTGCTCGTGAAAAGTATTCTAGCTATTGCTTCTTTTTATAGAGATGAGAGGTTGAAGAGAATcgagaagaacaagaagaagcaTCAAGATGAAG TGCACCTCGACAGTCCCCCTCATAGCCGACATCAAGTAAACCGTGAAGAACTTGCAGTTGTAGTGATTGACATTGCTGTTGAAAATGAAAAAgctgaagaagagaagaaagaagaagaaacggAAGAGGAGAAGGCAACAAATGAAGAAgatgtaaaagaagaaaaagaagaagaagaaaaaaaagataaggaGAGGACAGCTGAAAAAGAAGCagaaaatgaggagaaaacaaaagaagagaaaaataagaacaca TTGCATGAGCctgaacaagtcatgtga